In Debaryomyces hansenii CBS767 chromosome B complete sequence, one genomic interval encodes:
- a CDS encoding DEHA2B07238p (weakly similar to uniprot|P38151 Saccharomyces cerevisiae YBR233W PBP2 RNA binding protein), giving the protein MSETNNILKRKNEDLESSSDDQLNKRVALDSEQLSLNDKQQEVAHTAPVISNGITEESTTPTEDNQETEESHKAPNDEAEAFTDDASTTTDASSKPVSNHREKERDPTYVMFRMYCPVKEASTVVGKKGEKINHIRDKANVRINVSENLKNVPERIVSVRGPAENVARAFGLITRTILEEPEDEPASMLSRQYNLKLLIPHPMVGYIIGKQGVKFREIEENSAAKLKAAEQPLPYSTDRILSITGVGDAIHIAIYYISQVVIEHKDCLKKNKVVFYNPANYHHTNVNNNMNNNMVNMSMMPSNSNMMAMGGANPLAMQGMASMKDNANPYTQQPKQPYNFQMMFQPSIHPQHQYVATPAPTSSMTLPPQNQYTDEHGNNMIGDVITSPPVQVGSTTDKFNEDVFVANANIGSVIGKGGNNIKQIRENSGCTYVKIEPDQRQSLMLGGGKGLTNIRKLTLTGSLQSIQMAIYLINQRIGADKERNAN; this is encoded by the coding sequence ATGTCGGAaactaataatatattgaagCGTAAGAATGAGGACTTGGAATCTTCGTCGGATGaccaattgaataaaagaGTGGCATTAGACAGTGAGCAATTGTCGTTGAATGATAAACAACAAGAAGTGGCACATACAGCACCAGTTATCAGTAATGGTATAACAGAAGAGTCTACCACACCAACTGAAGATAATCAAGAAACAGAAGAGTCACATAAAGCTCCAAATGATGAAGCAGAAGCTTTTACTGACGATGcctcaacaacaacagaCGCATCGTCAAAGCCGGTATCAAACCATagagaaaaagaaagagatcCAACATACGTTATGTTCAGAATGTATTGTCCTGTGAAAGAAGCGAGTACTGTTGTGGGCAAAAAAGGAGAAAAGATCAATCATATTAGAGATAAGGCAAATGTGAGAATTAATGTTAGTGAAAACTTAAAGAACGTACCAGAAAGAATTGTCCTGGTCAGAGGTCCTGCCGAAAACGTAGCACGAGCATTTGGGTTAATAACAAGAACAATATTGGAAGAGCCAGAAGATGAGCCTGCGTCGATGCTTAGTAGACaatataatttgaaattattgattccACATCCAATGGTTGGGTATATTATTGGCAAGCAAGGTGTTAAATTCAgagaaatagaagaaaattcCGCGGCCAAGTTAAAGGCTGCTGAGCAACCGTTGCCATACTCCACAGATagaatattatcaataactGGGGTGGGTGATGCAATCCACATTGCaatctattatatttcacAAGTAGTTATAGAACACAAGGATTGcttaaagaaaaataaagTAGTGTTCTACAATCCTGCTAATTACCATCACACTAAtgtcaataataatatgaataataatatggTAAACATGTCCATGATGCCGTCGAATTCCAACATGATGGCAATGGGTGGTGCTAATCCTCTAGCCATGCAAGGGATGGCTTCAATGAAAGATAATGCAAACCCCTATACACAACAGCCTAAGCAACCATATAACTTTCAAATGATGTTTCAACCATCAATTCATCCACAACATCAATATGTTGCCACACCTGCTCCCACTTCCAGTATGACTCTTCCACCTCAGAATCAATACACAGACGAACATGGTAATAATATGATAGGTGATGTTATAACTAGTCCCCCTGTCCAAGTCGGTTCTACTActgataaatttaatgaagatgttTTTGTTGCGAACGCTAATATTGGTTCGGTTATTGGAAAAGGAGGTAATAATATAAAGCAAATTCGTGAAAATAGTGGATGTACATACGTGAAAATCGAGCCTGACCAACGTCAATCTCTTATGCTTGGTGGTGGTAAAGGTTTAACTAATATCAGAAAATTAACTTTAACAGGCTCGTTACAATCTATTCAAATGgctatttatttgattaacCAAAGAATTGGAGCTGATAAAGAGAGAAACGCTAATTGA
- a CDS encoding DEHA2B07260p (similar to uniprot|P53134 Saccharomyces cerevisiae YGL114W Putative member of the oligopeptide transporter (OPT) family of membrane transporters) has translation MLEDTSENFHHTSQDEFNKIVPWSKKVDLPQITYRATVVGLFIGSIVLVSNFQFGLQTGWVSMMSLPSALLGFAIFKMSPCSKSFTDTENVFVQSVAVAVGTGPLAYGLIGIIPAIEKFLTEEESGLGIKLQLSLTQLMIWSMGLALFGVFFAVPLRRQVIIHEKLPFPSGSATATLISVLHGTEMYNEDKILMENEVSDNTKQVNTSEAIVSSSRDSHDSFPDLNGVATSEELKKLVDAESYRSNVKALLYTFTVSALYTLLSYFVPILRNLPIFGSYLSKNYKWNFQPSPAYIGQGIIMGLPTVSYMLFGAILGWAILAPLSKHEGWAPGEIDNWVSGGQGWILWISLSVMISDSVVSFMVVTCKSISSGVNRAKEFNRRRNLHYERNVEMQQSLLDEQSESDSYETGSDDYMSESRASILITPGEVDVDPQHLVSSKVTLFGIIISSIICIIAVRLVFGSVVPYYATIIAIFLALFLSVMGVRALGETDLNPVSGIGKLSQLLFALIIPSDHPSKILINLVAGGIAEAGAQQAGDLMQDLKTGHLIGASPKAQFVAQLIGTVYSVFLSSVMYKVYNKVYQIPSDLFRVPTAIIWIDCSRLVTGDGLPPKAFEFSIFFGLIFAAISLAKNLTPRTSKFYKYLVYLPNGVAVGIGIYNTPNFTIARFIGGVLAYWWINHKPQSQNDSDNKIGMIIFSSGLVLGEGLLSGFTMILTSLGVKHF, from the coding sequence ATGCTAGAGGATACtagtgaaaattttcatcacACTAGTcaagatgaatttaataaaatagtCCCGTGGTCAAAGAAGGTTGATTTACCGCAGATAACATATAGGGCGACAGTCGttggtttatttattggatCGATAGTGTTGGTTtctaattttcaatttggcTTACAAACTGGTTGGGTTTCTATGATGTCATTACCTTCTGCATTATTGGGGTTTGCTATTTTTAAGATGTCTCCATGTTCCAAGTCATTTACTGATACAGAGAATGTTTTTGTCCAGAGTGTTGCCGTTGCAGTGGGGACTGGACCACTAGCATATGGCTTAATAGGAATTATACCTGCGATTGAGAAGTTCTTAACAGAGGAGGAATCGGGATTAGGAATCAAATTACAATTATCTTTAACACAACTAATGATATGGTCCATGGGATTAGCCTTGTTTGGTGTGTTTTTTGCAGTTCCGTTAAGAAGACAAGTTATCATACACGAGAAATTACCATTCCCATCTGGAAGTGCTACTGCAACTTTGATATCGGTGTTGCATGGGACAGAAATGTACAACGAAGATAAGATTCTTATGGAGAACGAAGTTTCGGATAATACTAAACAAGTAAATACATCTGAAGCTATTGTAAGCTCTTCAAGGGATCTGCATGATAGTTTCCCGGACTTAAATGGTGTTGCAACGTCcgaagaattaaagaaattggttGATGCGGAATCATATAGGTCAAATGTTAAAGCTCTATTATACACTTTCACGGTATCAGCATTATATACATTGCTATCATATTTTGTTCCTATATTGAGAAACTTGCCAATATTTGGTTCatatctttcaaagaattataaatgGAATTTCCAACCATCACCAGCATACATTGGTCAGGGTATTATAATGGGATTGCCAACCGTTTCATATATGCTCTTTGGTGCTATATTAGGATGGGCGATATTAGCGCCTCTTTCTAAACATGAGGGATGGGCACCAGGTGAGATTGATAATTGGGTCAGTGGAGGTCAAGGGTGGATATTGTGGATCAGTTTAAGTGTTATGATAAGCGATTCAGTTGTTTCATTCATGGTAGTTACCTGTAAATCGATATCAAGTGGAGTTAACAGGGctaaagaatttaatagaagaagaaatcttCATTATGAACGAAATGTTGAAATGCAGCAATCACTATTAGATGAACAATCGGAACTGGATTCTTATGAAACAGGAAGCGATGATTACATGTCTGAATCACGGGCGTCAATTCTAATCACGCCTGGTGAGGTCGACGTGGATCCGCAACACCTCGTTAGTTCAAAGGTGACTTTATTCggtataataatatcttctattatttgtattattgCCGTTAGATTAGTGTTTGGATCTGTTGTACCATACTACGCTACAATAATTGCAATATTCTTGGCACTCTTTCTTTCAGTTATGGGTGTTAGAGCTCTTGGTGAAACCGATTTGAATCCAGTCAGTGGCATTGGCAAGCTTTCACAATTACTTTTTGCGTTGATTATTCCTTCAGATCATCCAtccaaaattttgattaatttgGTTGCAGGAGGGATTGCTGAAGCCGGTGCTCAACAAGCAGGAGACTTAATGCAAGATTTGAAAACTGGTCATTTAATAGGTGCTTCACCAAAAGCTCAGTTTGTTGCTCAATTAATTGGAACTGTTTATTCTGTATTTTTAAGCAGTGTGATGTATAAAGTCTATAACAAGGTTTACCAAATACCGAGTGATTTATTCAGAGTTCCGACTGCTATAATCTGGATAGATTGCTCAAGACTAGTCACTGGAGACGGTCTACCTCCAAAAGcatttgaattttctaTCTTTTTCGGCCTTATCTTTGCGGCTATATCTTTGGCTAAGAATCTTACTCCTAGAACGTCAAAGTTCTACAAATATTTAGTTTATCTACCAAATGGAGTAGCTGTCGGTATTGGAATTTACAATACGCCTAATTTTACAATTGCAAGGTTTATTGGTGGTGTACTAGCCTACTGGTGGATTAACCATAAGCCTCAATCGCAAAACGATTCTGATAATAAGATTGGGATGATTATATTTAGTAGTGGTTTGGTTTTAGGGGAAGGTCTTTTGAGTGGGTTTACCATGATATTGACAAGCTTGGGAGTTAAGCATTTTTAA
- a CDS encoding DEHA2B07282p (similar to uniprot|P12904 Saccharomyces cerevisiae YGL115W SNF4 involved in release from glucose repression invertase expression and sporulation), whose translation MAEAENLTPPSSATPNDYIESLTPEQVEHDQKIGIKAIRLFLQSKTSYDVLPVSYRLIVLDTSLLVKKSLNILLQNNIVSAPLWNNKTSRFAGLLTSSDFINVIQYYFQFPEKFDLVDQLTLNGLRDIEKAIGVDQIETASIHPFKSLYEACVKMIDSKARRIPLIDEDEKTHREIVVSVLTQYRILKFVALNCKETKMLLKPIKNLQGLGTLKDIATCTMDTPVIDVIHLLTQKSVSSVPIVDEQGKLINVYEAVDVLGLVKGGIYNDLVLSVGDALLRRPEDFEGVHTCTLNDRLSTIMDTIRKSRLHRLFVVNDEGKLVSVITLSDILNYILFGED comes from the coding sequence ATGGCTGAAGCTGAAAATTTAACTCCACCATCTTCTGCTACCCCTAACGACTATATCGAGAGTTTAACCCCTGAGCAAGTTGAACACGatcaaaaaattggtaTCAAGGCGATTAGGTTATTTTTGCAAAGTAAAACATCTTACGATGTGTTACCAGTTAGTTATAGATTGATAGTCTTAGATACGTCATTGTTGGttaaaaaatcattaaatatctTGCTACAAAACAATATTGTTTCAGCTCCTTTGTGGAACAACAAGACGTCAAGATTTGCTGGATTGTTGACTTCGTCCGACTTCATCAATGTTATCCAATACTATTTCCAATTTCCTGAAAAATTCGATCTTGTGGATCAATTGACATTGAATGGATTAAGAGATATCGAAAAAGCTATTGGAGTGGATCAAATCGAAACGGCGTCAATTCACCCATTTAAGTCGTTGTACGAAGCGTGTGTTAAAATGATAGACTCCAAGGCGAGAAGAATTCCATTAATcgacgaagatgaaaagACCCATAGAGAAATTGTTGTTTCTGTTTTAACTCAGTACAGAATCTTGAAGTTCGTTGCATTAAATTGTAAGGAAACTAAAATGTTACTTAAGCCAATTAAGAACTTACAAGGTTTAGGAACACTCAAGGACATAGCGACTTGTACTATGGATACACCTGTTATAGATGTCATTCATTTATTGACCCAAAAATCAGTGTCGTCTGTTCCAATAGTAGATGAACAAGGTAAATTGATCAATGTTTATGAAGCAGTCGATGTGTTGGGATTAGTTAAAGGCGgtatatataatgatttgGTTTTAAGTGTGGGCGATGCGTTATTGAGAAGACCTGAGGACTTTGAAGGTGTCCACACTTGTACGTTGAATGATAGATTAAGTACCATAATGGATACCATTAGAAAGTCAAGGTTACACAGATTATTTGTGGTCAATGATGAAGGTAAGTTAGTGTCTGTTATAACGCTAAGTGATATTTTAAactatattttatttggtGAAGATTAG
- a CDS encoding DEHA2B07304p (weakly similar to uniprot|Q12436 Saccharomyces cerevisiae YLR130C ZRT2 Low-affinity zinc transporter of the plasma membrane): MQRFIDDLLVKRETCPIDNEYDGEKMGARISAVFVILVSSAFGSFFPILSSKYSFIRMPPWCFFIAKYFGSGVIVATGFIHLLEPASDSLGEECLGGTFVEYPWAFGIALMSLFAMFFIELISFHYIDLKIEKESAEGHSHSHFGSSDIYLKKDESDDDDRSETKPTPQINPYPQHFQHAAEHQDPEVLGTPVEDVNKEHYYGQLVSVFVLEFGILFHSAFVGLSLAVAGEEFVSLYIVLVFHQMFEGLGLGSRIATIEWPKRRRWTPWILALCYTLSTPIAIAIGLGVRTSYPPGSRKALITNGVCDAIAAGILFYSGIVELMAHEFLYSNQFKGPKGFRNIMAAFVVMCLGAGLMALLGKWA; the protein is encoded by the coding sequence atgcaaagatttattgatgatctTTTAGTGAAGAGAGAAACATGTCCTATAGATAATGAATACGATGGAGAAAAAATGGGAGCTAGAATCTCGGCCGTTTTTGTTATTCTTGTGAGTTCAGCATTTGGCTCATTTTTTCCAATCTTATCGTCGAAGTATTCATTTATCCGTATGCCACCATGGTGTTTTTTTATCGCCAAGTACTTTGGATCAGGTGTCATTGTGGCCACGGGCTTTATCCACTTGTTGGAGCCTGCCAGTGATTCTTTAGGAGAAGAATGTCTCGGTGGAACGTTTGTGGAATACCCATGGGCATTTGGTATTGCGTTGATGTCGTTGTTTGCTATGTTTTTTATTGAGTTGATTTCGTTCCATTACATTGACTTgaagattgaaaaagaatctGCAGAGGGCCACTCACATTCACATTTCGGCTCCTCAGATATTTATCTTAAGAAAGACGAATCAGACGATGATGACAGACTGGAAACCAAACCTACCCCACAAATTAATCCATACCCTCAACACTTTCAGCATGCTGCCGAACACCAAGACCCAGAAGTTCTTGGGACTCCAGTTGAAGATGTGAACAAAGAACATTATTATGGCCAGTTAGTATCCGTTTTCGTATTAGAATTTGGTATTCTTTTCCATTCTGCATTTGTTGGGTTATCCTTGGCTGTCGCAGGTGAGGAGTTTGTCTCATTATATATTGTGTTGGTTTTCCACCAAATGTTCGAAGGTTTAGGTTTAGGTTCAAGAATTGCCACGATCGAATGGccaaagagaagaagatggACCCCATGGATCTTGGCTCTCTGTTACACCTTATCCACCCCAATTGCCATCGCTATTGGGCTTGGTGTAAGAACTTCATATCCACCTGGATCTAGAAAAGCATTGATTACTAACGGTGTCTGTGATGCCATTGCTGCTGGTATTTTATTCTACAGTGGTATCGTTGAATTGATGGCACACGAATTCTTATATTCCAATCAATTCAAAGGTCCTAAGGGCTTCAGAAACATTATGGCCGCATTTGTGGTCATGTGTCTTGGTGCTGGTTTAATGGCATTGTTAGGAAAATGGGCTTAA